The Thermoanaerobacterium thermosaccharolyticum DSM 571 region ATGTTTTCCACTGTAGCAACATCAAGTGTCTTTATCTGTAAAAGTAAAGTAGTAAGGACATAAGCACAAAACTTCAATGGTTTTAATGTAGTTTTTTTCTCATTTTATAAAATCATCCACTAATATTGTATTGTCATTTTTTTTAATCACGTTTAGCAAAGTTTCTTTTACAGTATTCCATTCATGTGTACTGCTTTTGTTTACAACATCATAAGCGCTTTCTTTAGGTGTGTAAACTAAAATCGATCTGCCAAGCGATTTATCCTCATCTAGATAATATTCACTCTGTACATATCCTAATTCTTCTAGTTCTGTCAGCATATCATAAGCAGTCCATTTGCTTATGCCCATAGAATTTGCAACATCAACATAATGAACAGGAACTTTATTTTTGTCGTAAAGCTCAATAAGAGTTTCTAAAAAGTCAATCTTCCTTCTCGTTAAAGGCACACAAACACCCCATTTCTTCCTTAAAATATAATAGGGTATTTTGCATACCTAGTCAAGCTTCTTTTTTTGAAGCGTTCTTATTTTCCCAGATGTCATCTGCGACTTCTCCCCAATTTTCAGCTACTTGTGTTAAATCATTATACAAGTTTTCAATATGAGATGCCTCACTGTTTTCAGTATGCTTAGCTTTTGATTCTCTGACTATATCTAACAATTCTTTAGGATTATCAATTAATGGACACGGCCTCAAGTGATTTTGATTAAAAGGCATTCTTTTCCTGTATGATTTCATTATCGGCGACATAAGTGCTTCTTTTAAACTCACATCATTTATATTAACATTGGCATAGTGAATAAAAGCACATGGTTCCACATCACCTGCTGCATTTATATGCAAATATCTCTTACCACCAGCAATACATCCTCCGCTAAATTCGCCATCATTCCAAAAGTCAATTGCAAAAAGCTCTTTTGTGGCTCTTATATAATTTATCTTTTCATACGCATATTTCCTCTGCTCAGGTGTAACCATGAATTTGACATCTGGATCTTTTCCAACAGGTATATATGTAAAATACCAAGCAAAGTAAGCACCTTTTTCTATCATTTTATCGACGAATTCATCACTGAATATTTCCTCAATATTAGTTCTCGTATATGTTGCAGAATACCCAAATAAAACACCATTTTCTCTTAATAAATCCATTGCTTTCATTACTTTGTCAAAAGTTCCTTGACCTCTTATTGCATCATTGTTCTCCTTCAAACCGTTTATACTGATTGCAAATGTGATATTCCCTACCCTTTTAACTTCTTTTACCATATCCTCATCTATAAGTGTTCCATTTGTAAACAAATGAAATACTTGACTCTTATGGTTTTCAGCAAGTTTTATTATGTCTTTCATTCTAACGGTGGGTTCGCCACCAGATAAGACTATAAAATAGACACCAAGTTCTTCTGCTTCACTACAAACTTTATCCATTGTCTCATAAGAAAGATTATGTGGATTGTACTTTCCAGCCCAACAACCTACACAATTTAAATTACATGCTTCTGTCGGATCCATTAATATTGCCCATGGCACATTGGCATCTAACTTTTTTTCCCACTCTTGCTGTTTTGGAATGCCTTTAAGGCTGGCATTTACCAAAAAATTAATCATTAATGTCTTTAAAATATTTTTGTCAATATTTTTAATTCCTTTAATCGTGAATTTGTACCAATTGCTGTCTTTATCTTCTAAAAATGCCTTTACACTTTCTATTTGCTGTCTGTGCCTCGGTAATACAGCTATTTTTGACATGAGATTGGCCATGGTTTGTAGATTTTTTTCAGGATCTTTATCAATGTAATTGATAATCGCTCCTACAGCAGGGTCAATAATGTTCATAAAAATCGTCCTCCTTTTTCCAATAAAATTAAAATTACCAAAAAGCCCAAAATTCTTCTTAAAAAAATATTAGCACTAATATCATATTAATTCAATACAATTTTAGAACTTTTTTATACATCAAGACAACTTCCCCCAATAAATTCTTTAATTAAAGAATTTGGAGGAATTGCAGATTCATCTTCCAGATTTACAAAATAGCTTAATATCTCCAAAAGCTCCTGTGCAACTGAAAAAGCCTTGCTGTCTTTATTTATTTCTC contains the following coding sequences:
- a CDS encoding radical SAM protein; translation: MNIIDPAVGAIINYIDKDPEKNLQTMANLMSKIAVLPRHRQQIESVKAFLEDKDSNWYKFTIKGIKNIDKNILKTLMINFLVNASLKGIPKQQEWEKKLDANVPWAILMDPTEACNLNCVGCWAGKYNPHNLSYETMDKVCSEAEELGVYFIVLSGGEPTVRMKDIIKLAENHKSQVFHLFTNGTLIDEDMVKEVKRVGNITFAISINGLKENNDAIRGQGTFDKVMKAMDLLRENGVLFGYSATYTRTNIEEIFSDEFVDKMIEKGAYFAWYFTYIPVGKDPDVKFMVTPEQRKYAYEKINYIRATKELFAIDFWNDGEFSGGCIAGGKRYLHINAAGDVEPCAFIHYANVNINDVSLKEALMSPIMKSYRKRMPFNQNHLRPCPLIDNPKELLDIVRESKAKHTENSEASHIENLYNDLTQVAENWGEVADDIWENKNASKKEA
- a CDS encoding transcriptional regulator, yielding MPLTRRKIDFLETLIELYDKNKVPVHYVDVANSMGISKWTAYDMLTELEELGYVQSEYYLDEDKSLGRSILVYTPKESAYDVVNKSSTHEWNTVKETLLNVIKKNDNTILVDDFIK